In Dyadobacter sp. CECT 9275, the following proteins share a genomic window:
- the istA gene encoding IS21 family transposase, translated as MANKSLSMQKIRQILLLLSRGHSERSIAKQTQVSRPTIHHYSVIFSSAGSDYNYSTLMELTDQELNLLVEGGKSGKVQVPDLRKVHFFEQADYFISELRKVGVTRYLLWQEYLEAYPDGFQYSRFCELLDSAMSTRKPSMHLYHIPAELMEVDFAGSKLHYVDQDSGEVIECPVLVGVLPFSGYSFVQALVDASLPQVVSALNNMLDYLGGVPLNAISDNMKQWVSKTCRYEPTFPEMLQQWAVHNHIGLLATRPASPKDKASVENQVLITYRRIYALLRNTTFHSLAEINTGIMQKLEEHHRKNFQKKTYSRQELFVSQEQGLLQALPDTVYHLRHYTRGKVHKNYHVVIGEDWHFYSVPFTYVGKEVRIVYDSDHVEIYYGHGRIALHTRNFKSHGYSTQLEHMPENHKIIAQQKGWDPEYYLRKASENGPSTRAFFDELMKSKITIHQAYGPCLGILRLVKEHGGDRVEAACKRALQGHKYNYGVINTILENNMDLLAEASEAHSPIPAHNNLRGAENYKTK; from the coding sequence ATGGCTAACAAATCCCTTAGTATGCAAAAAATACGTCAAATACTGTTGCTTCTTTCGCGCGGTCATTCAGAGCGATCCATAGCGAAACAGACCCAGGTCTCACGGCCTACAATTCATCATTACAGCGTTATATTCTCGAGTGCTGGGAGTGATTATAATTATAGCACACTCATGGAGCTTACCGACCAGGAGTTAAATTTGCTGGTTGAAGGCGGCAAGTCAGGTAAGGTGCAAGTTCCTGATCTTCGCAAAGTACATTTTTTTGAGCAGGCGGACTACTTCATTTCGGAGCTCAGAAAGGTCGGTGTGACACGCTATCTGCTTTGGCAGGAATACCTGGAGGCTTATCCAGATGGTTTTCAATATTCGCGGTTCTGTGAGTTGCTGGATTCTGCCATGAGTACCAGAAAGCCCAGCATGCATTTATACCATATTCCAGCAGAGCTGATGGAGGTCGATTTTGCAGGCTCCAAGCTTCATTATGTTGATCAGGATAGTGGCGAGGTAATCGAATGCCCTGTGCTTGTCGGTGTGCTTCCTTTTAGCGGCTACTCTTTTGTTCAGGCTCTTGTGGATGCGAGTCTTCCACAAGTCGTATCGGCTTTGAACAATATGCTGGATTATCTAGGTGGTGTACCCCTAAACGCTATCTCGGATAACATGAAACAGTGGGTGAGTAAAACCTGCCGATACGAACCTACCTTCCCAGAGATGCTTCAGCAATGGGCTGTTCACAATCACATCGGTTTACTCGCTACGCGACCTGCCTCACCGAAGGATAAGGCATCTGTAGAGAACCAGGTTCTGATCACGTACCGACGTATTTATGCGCTTCTGCGAAATACCACCTTCCATAGTCTGGCGGAGATAAATACAGGAATTATGCAAAAACTGGAAGAGCATCACCGGAAGAATTTTCAGAAGAAAACTTACAGCAGACAAGAACTTTTCGTCTCTCAGGAGCAAGGTTTATTACAGGCTTTGCCTGATACAGTCTACCATCTGAGACATTACACCCGCGGTAAAGTACATAAAAACTACCATGTAGTTATTGGGGAAGACTGGCACTTTTACAGCGTGCCTTTTACCTATGTTGGAAAAGAAGTCCGGATTGTTTACGACAGTGATCATGTAGAAATATATTATGGACATGGACGTATTGCGCTGCATACCAGAAACTTTAAGAGTCATGGATACAGTACCCAGTTGGAGCACATGCCTGAAAATCATAAAATAATAGCGCAGCAAAAAGGATGGGATCCGGAATACTACCTCAGAAAGGCTTCTGAAAACGGCCCATCTACCCGTGCTTTTTTCGATGAGTTGATGAAGAGCAAGATCACCATTCACCAAGCCTATGGTCCCTGCCTGGGCATACTCAGGTTGGTGAAAGAGCACGGAGGGGACAGAGTCGAAGCAGCCTGCAAAAGAGCCCTGCAAGGCCATAAGTACAACTATGGTGTAATCAATACCATCCTGGAAAACAACATGGATCTTCTGGCAGAAGCCAGTGAAGCTCATTCGCCAATCCCTGCACATAATAATCTCAGAGGAGCGGAGAACTACAAAACAAAGTAA
- the istB gene encoding IS21-like element helper ATPase IstB — protein sequence MNTNTLEKLRKLKFYGMFHAFKSSLESGKTNDYTADELLAHLVDAEWDDRNNRRVERQILYARFRYKAMVENIHYHADRSIDRNQIMRLAECSFIGRNENLLITGSTGIGKSYVASAIGHQACILGYRVMYASTPKLFAKLKMAKADGSYIKEITKIERQQLLILDDFGIQPFDAQSRAALMEIIEDRHGKTSLIITSQLPVSKWHEVIGEKTIADAILDRIVHDAHRVELKGESMRRKRKTELETSYE from the coding sequence ATGAACACAAACACTTTGGAAAAGTTACGCAAGCTAAAATTTTACGGCATGTTCCATGCCTTTAAAAGTAGCCTGGAAAGTGGAAAGACTAATGATTACACGGCGGATGAGCTTTTAGCTCATCTAGTTGACGCTGAATGGGATGACAGAAATAACCGTCGGGTCGAACGCCAGATCTTGTACGCACGGTTCCGCTATAAGGCCATGGTCGAAAATATCCACTATCATGCTGATAGAAGTATTGACCGTAATCAGATCATGCGCCTAGCAGAATGCTCCTTTATTGGCCGAAATGAAAACCTACTGATCACAGGCAGTACCGGAATCGGTAAAAGCTATGTAGCATCTGCGATTGGTCATCAGGCATGTATACTTGGCTACCGCGTAATGTATGCCAGTACTCCCAAATTGTTTGCCAAACTCAAAATGGCCAAGGCGGATGGATCCTATATCAAAGAAATTACAAAAATAGAACGGCAACAACTTCTTATCCTGGACGACTTTGGTATCCAGCCGTTCGATGCCCAGAGCCGGGCAGCACTGATGGAAATCATAGAAGACAGGCACGGAAAAACATCCCTGATAATTACTTCTCAGTTGCCTGTTAGCAAATGGCATGAAGTAATAGGAGAAAAAACCATTGCTGATGCCATTTTAGATCGTATAGTACATGATGCACACCGGGTTGAATTAAAGGGGGAATCAATGAGAAGAAAACGAAAAACGGAGCTCGAAACCAGCTACGAATAA
- a CDS encoding ATP-binding protein has product MPRNQVVNFSEIPTDGSYIKEITKIERQQLLILDDFGIQPFDAQSRAALMEIIEDRHGKTSLIITSQLPVSKWHEVIGEKTIADAILDRIVHDAHRVELKGESMRRKRKTELETSYE; this is encoded by the coding sequence TTGCCACGGAATCAGGTGGTCAACTTCTCCGAAATACCCACGGATGGATCCTATATCAAAGAAATTACAAAAATAGAACGGCAACAACTTCTTATCCTGGACGACTTTGGTATCCAGCCGTTCGATGCCCAGAGCCGGGCAGCACTGATGGAAATCATAGAAGACAGGCACGGAAAAACATCCCTGATAATTACTTCTCAGTTGCCTGTTAGCAAATGGCATGAAGTAATAGGAGAAAAAACCATTGCTGATGCCATTTTAGATCGTATAGTACATGATGCACACCGGGTTGAATTAAAGGGGGAATCAATGAGAAGAAAACGAAAAACGGAGCTCGAAACCAGCTACGAATAA